The Melospiza georgiana isolate bMelGeo1 chromosome 9, bMelGeo1.pri, whole genome shotgun sequence genome has a segment encoding these proteins:
- the LOC131086891 gene encoding cytochrome c oxidase assembly factor 7, with the protein MAGFINFADEEEVRAYLENLHVEYSYQCFKEKDPDGCQRFADYLDAVRKDFAAAARVLRDNCEVHGHSESCYKLGAYQALGKGGLSPDLKAAYKSFIKSCEKGGKKSANACHSAGLLAQDGRANGDQPDPAAARDYYTKACDGNFAPSCFNLSVIYLQGAPGVPKDMSSALKYSLKGCELGHVWACANASRMYKLGDGIEKNDAKAEDLKNRAKQLHKEQKEAENSLTFGE; encoded by the exons ATGGCCGGCTTCATCAACTTCGCGGACGAGGAGGAGGTGCGGGCGTACCTGGAGAACCTGCACGTGGAGTACAGCTACCAGTGCTTCAAGGAGAAGGACCCGGACG GCTGCCAGCGCTTCGCCGATTACCTGGACGCTGTCAGGAAGGACTtcgcggcggcggcgcgggtGCTGCGCGACAACTGCGAGGTGCACGGGCACAGCGAGAGCTGCTACAAACTGGGGGCCTACCAGGCCCTCGGCAAAG GTGGACTCAGCCCAGATTTGAAAGCTGCCTACAAATCCTTCATCAAGTCATGTGAGAAAGGTGGGAAGAAGTCAGCAAATGCATGTCACAGCGCTGGGCTGCTGGCCCAGGATGGGAGAGCCAACGGTGATcagcctgaccctgctgctgctcgAGACTATTACACAAAAGCCTGTGATGGCAATTTTGCTCCCAGCTGCTTCAACCTGAGTGTGATATACCTGCAGGGAGCACCTGGGGTCCCCAAGGACATGAGCAGTGCCTTGAAGTACTCGCTGAAGGGCTGTGAGCTGGGGCACGTGTGGGCTTGTGCCAACGCCAGCCGCATGTACAAACTGGGAGATGGCATTGAGAAGAATGATGCCAAGGCAGAGGATCTGAAAAACAGGGCAAAACAATTGCataaagaacagaaagaagCTGAAAATTCTCTAACATTTGGGGAGTAA